The segment TCTTAAACTCAGAAAACTAGTTGTTCTTCCCTCCAGTACAAggttcttttaatttattttagttgAATCCAGGCCGCACAAACCAGAAAACAAGGCATATAAAAAACTACATTAACAAAATATAAGAGAGGAATTAAGTCTTTACAGGAAACCAAGGAATTTGATAAGTTCAGGTTGAGATTGTACAGAAAAAGCTCAACTTCATCTTGGATTTATTATACACATTACAActgaaaatggagaaaaaaaGATTTGACTGCTGGTGCACTTGTACCGTATCACTTGCTTAATGGCGAGGAATTCACAACTTGGAAACTATGTACATCAAAATTTATTTCTGCATGACAGAAAACAATTAAGTTTACAAAGTGGAAAACTAAGCGAATTTGTAATGGTCTCTAGCTAGGACTGGTATCTAATCCACCAGATACCTCCGATAGACATGAAAAAGAATGAGTTTAAGATGGAAATGATCACAGAATAGAAAATTGTTCTGATAAGCTAAACTTCTTGATCAGGATGTCCATAATTTTACCATTTACCAATGTGGAAATCATGATGCTCAtaaggaaaaaaaaggaaaaaaatgctaaaatactTGATGGCAAATCTCTCGACCAATTAAATAACCACATAGAAAGTTTACCCATATCTACATTAGCAGTTTTGGCTGAACAGAGACTAGGCAAATCTTCAACCCAGCTGCCACTGCAAATCACCAATCAACAAAAGGGTCAAATTTATATATTGTTGCTGAATGTAAGGAGTATAGAAACTGATCCTCAAAAGAAATTATTTATCAGAGCCAAAGAGAGCATGGCATGAGGTTGGAGGACAAGGGCATTATCATAAGAAAGACCATGCCACAATAAGATGAAGTGAAACTCCCAATCTTCCCCTCCACCCGCCACATTCCCCCTTTACCAGGCAGATTTTAATTCATAAAAACCATAAACCATTGCCATTCAAGCTACATATTAGGTAATAAAAACCTTCAAAACAGGTTCGCCTTTATTAGAATTTGCTGACTGCTTTGCAGCCGCTTGCACCTGGGCACGAGCAGCTCTTCCTGCAGCTGACTGTTCAAACTGCTCTTGCCTGCGATTTTGATCAATCATTTATAAGTTAAAAAACTAATATGCCATAAAAAACTGTTGCAAAGCATCACAATACTCTCTTATCATTCTTTACCCTTGTTGACATCAAACCAGAGGAATGTTCATCTTTCACAACTCCAAATAGCAAGAGTCTGAATATAATTACCTCACTGCTAGCAATTCATATAACAATATCAATGAGGAAatcaaattgaattattttcaaaaatttcaatCTTCCATAACACAGTTGCAAGCCCTAATATTCAGCAGTGAatttcctcttcttctttttttctctgaTCAAAATTCAATAACCCAAACAATTTTCGAAATCAAAAGAATCAATCTTATAAATCGTGCAGCCCGGAACACAAAAATTTTGGGAATTAAACAAAAAACATATGAATGCAAATATTTGTCATATGCCAATAGTATGGCAGAAGCAACTGAATATGAGAGAAAAGACAGCAAATCGTAGAAAGGGAGACTAAATGACCTTTTCTGAGCAGCCTCGGCGGCTTTGGCACGAGCTTCGGCAGAGGCCAATCTGTCTTGCTCCTGTCGCTCTTCTTTGTTTCCTCCGTCGAAGCAAGAGAAACACCCCGAGAAACACCCCATTTTCTttcctctttttttctttctctagTCTTTGATCTTTGACTTGCGTTGCCCGTTGCTTTATAGATTGCGGTCACGTTTACTTATTTACCTCCCATTTGAACCAATAGAAAAGCGCCACGTCATAAATAAGAGGACATTTTTGTCTTTACGAGAGCTTAGCCGTCTGCTGGCCGAATTTTGTTGGTATCTTCTTAGACTTAACATCATATATGTTTCCTGTGTGTGTCGTAAC is part of the Gossypium arboreum isolate Shixiya-1 chromosome 5, ASM2569848v2, whole genome shotgun sequence genome and harbors:
- the LOC108453324 gene encoding uncharacterized protein LOC108453324 isoform X1, which produces MGCFSGCFSCFDGGNKEERQEQDRLASAEARAKAAEAAQKRQEQFEQSAAGRAARAQVQAAAKQSANSNKGEPVLKWQLG
- the LOC108453324 gene encoding uncharacterized protein LOC108453324 isoform X2 — translated: MGCFSGCFSCFDGGNKEERQEQDRLASAEARAKAAEAAQKSEVIIFRLLLFGVVKDEHSSGLMSTRVKNDKRVL